A single genomic interval of Halomonas sp. GT harbors:
- a CDS encoding AMP-binding protein yields MTATSASLPTYPTFLEDFTVDTMIARLDDHQDGCFNAFEACCGRHVRQGRGDVLALVQEDINGQTHTLTYAELDELSGKLAGWFKAQGLGEGDRIACMLPRSTALLVAVLATWRIGAVYQPLFTAFGPDAVDYRLGRADTKLVITDHANRFKFDGLSQCPPVLAVGGATGEHPNDHDWQTALTYTSMSDKPPRLAPEKPFLQMFTSGTVGKPKGVAVPLSGMTAFALYMELAVDLRDDDRFWNMADPGWAYGLYYAIAGPLLLGVTTHFCEAGFSAEGALAFMKRHHITNFAAAPTAYRLMKASGLFDDAHQTLELRAASSAGEPLNTEVVTWVEKSLGCPVMDHYGQTETGMTCNNHHSLDHPKHVGAMGVPMPGYRLAILDAEYNELPPGEPGVLAVDIKNSPAHFFQGYTWQEKDPFVNGYYLTGDVVIRNEDGSFQFAGRDDDIITTAGYRVGPTDVENSVMTHPAVAESAAVGQPDEIRGEVIKSYIVLRDGYEASEALADEIRQQVRERLSTHAFPRVIEFVDELPKTPSGKIQRFKLRAQATEQARNDK; encoded by the coding sequence ATGACAGCAACATCAGCGTCACTACCCACATATCCGACCTTCCTGGAAGACTTTACGGTTGACACCATGATTGCCCGGTTGGATGACCATCAGGATGGTTGTTTCAATGCCTTTGAAGCATGCTGCGGTCGTCATGTGCGCCAAGGGCGAGGCGATGTGCTTGCGCTCGTGCAGGAAGACATCAATGGGCAAACCCATACGCTGACGTATGCAGAGTTGGACGAACTGAGTGGCAAGCTTGCAGGTTGGTTTAAGGCCCAAGGGCTTGGTGAAGGGGACCGTATTGCCTGCATGCTGCCGCGCTCAACAGCGCTGTTAGTGGCTGTGCTCGCTACTTGGCGAATTGGTGCGGTTTATCAGCCGTTATTTACTGCTTTCGGTCCTGATGCGGTGGATTATCGACTGGGGCGCGCTGACACCAAGCTAGTGATTACCGATCACGCTAATCGCTTTAAGTTTGATGGGCTAAGTCAGTGCCCACCTGTTTTGGCAGTAGGTGGAGCCACTGGTGAGCATCCTAATGATCATGACTGGCAGACTGCATTGACGTATACGTCAATGAGCGACAAGCCACCTCGTCTTGCCCCTGAAAAACCTTTTCTGCAAATGTTTACTTCGGGCACGGTAGGTAAGCCAAAGGGAGTGGCTGTGCCGCTTTCTGGTATGACCGCGTTTGCTCTCTATATGGAGCTAGCAGTCGATCTTCGTGACGATGACCGCTTTTGGAATATGGCTGACCCAGGCTGGGCATACGGGCTATATTACGCGATCGCTGGACCGCTGCTGCTCGGTGTTACCACGCACTTCTGTGAAGCGGGTTTCAGTGCAGAAGGTGCCTTAGCGTTCATGAAGCGTCACCATATTACTAACTTCGCCGCAGCGCCCACGGCGTACCGTTTAATGAAAGCGTCAGGGCTGTTCGATGATGCCCACCAAACCTTAGAGCTTCGCGCGGCGAGTTCGGCAGGCGAGCCACTGAATACAGAAGTAGTGACCTGGGTGGAGAAGTCGTTAGGTTGTCCGGTCATGGATCACTATGGTCAAACAGAAACCGGCATGACATGTAATAACCATCACTCCCTTGACCACCCTAAACATGTGGGAGCGATGGGCGTGCCAATGCCGGGCTACCGCTTGGCTATCTTGGACGCCGAGTATAACGAGCTGCCGCCCGGTGAGCCGGGTGTGCTTGCAGTTGATATCAAAAACTCACCCGCCCACTTCTTCCAAGGGTATACCTGGCAAGAAAAAGACCCCTTTGTGAATGGTTACTACCTAACTGGCGATGTGGTTATCCGCAATGAAGACGGCTCATTTCAGTTTGCCGGACGCGATGACGACATTATTACCACCGCAGGCTACCGAGTTGGCCCTACGGATGTTGAAAACAGTGTCATGACCCACCCTGCGGTTGCCGAATCTGCAGCGGTTGGCCAGCCAGACGAGATTCGTGGCGAGGTGATTAAATCTTATATCGTACTGCGTGATGGGTATGAGGCTAGTGAGGCGCTTGCTGATGAAATCCGCCAGCAAGTGCGTGAGCGTCTTTCTACTCATGCGTTCCCCAGGGTTATCGAATTCGTCGATGAGCTGCCAAAAACGCCTAGCGGCAAGATTCAGCGCTTCAAACTTCGTGCCCAAGCGACTGAGCAAGCACGCAACGATAAATAA
- a CDS encoding SDR family NAD(P)-dependent oxidoreductase yields MQVKDGTFLITGAASGLGAATAERLIAAGGSVVLCDMNNSVSDHAKRLGDRAVACIADITSAEQMQQAIDEAIALGGENGLSGVIHCAGVVSVAKLVDRNGNPADLESYAKTININLVGTFNVMRLAAAAMAKNTPNESGERGVIINTASIAAFDGQVGQCAYSASKAGVVGMSLPAARELSRHAIRVMAIAPGVFETPMMSEIPDEAAQALAAAVPFPKRLGKPDEFAQLAEQIITNPMLNGEVIRLDGGIRMQ; encoded by the coding sequence ATGCAGGTAAAGGATGGTACGTTTTTAATTACTGGTGCTGCTTCAGGGCTTGGTGCGGCAACAGCAGAGCGCCTAATAGCTGCCGGTGGGAGCGTAGTATTGTGTGACATGAATAATAGCGTGTCGGATCATGCTAAACGCTTAGGTGATCGTGCAGTGGCCTGCATAGCTGATATCACCTCTGCCGAGCAAATGCAGCAGGCGATTGACGAAGCGATTGCACTGGGAGGTGAAAACGGCCTTTCGGGTGTTATTCACTGTGCTGGCGTAGTCAGCGTGGCCAAGCTGGTTGACCGTAATGGCAATCCTGCAGATCTGGAAAGCTATGCAAAAACGATCAACATTAATTTAGTAGGTACGTTTAATGTGATGCGTTTGGCAGCCGCCGCCATGGCCAAAAATACGCCCAATGAAAGCGGTGAGCGGGGCGTAATTATTAATACGGCTTCTATCGCGGCATTTGATGGGCAGGTGGGGCAATGTGCTTACAGTGCTTCGAAAGCCGGTGTTGTGGGAATGAGTTTGCCTGCTGCTAGAGAGCTATCGCGTCATGCTATTCGCGTTATGGCGATTGCGCCTGGCGTTTTTGAAACGCCCATGATGAGCGAGATTCCTGACGAAGCGGCTCAAGCCTTAGCCGCTGCTGTGCCTTTCCCCAAACGGTTGGGTAAGCCAGATGAATTTGCTCAGTTGGCTGAGCAGATTATTACTAACCCAATGTTGAATGGTGAAGTGATTCGGCTGGATGGCGGCATTCGAATGCAGTAA
- a CDS encoding acyl-CoA dehydrogenase C-terminal domain-containing protein: MPSYQAPLRDMRFVMDEMFDYPSHYAALPCGDDASPDVVSAILEEGARFAREVLLPLNQSGDEEGCLLEGGEVKAPQGFKEAYQQYVEGGWPSLAADPEQGGQGLPPSLAMMLSEMICATNLAWGMYPGLSHGAADALRHHGTDEQKETYLTKLVEGVWTGTMCLTEPHCGTDLGLIKTRAVPDESGAYAITGTKIFISAGDHNLAENIVHLVLAKLPGAPEGSKGISLFVVPKFMPDAQGNPGDRNGVSCGSLEHKMGIHGNATCVMNFDGATGYLVGAPNKGLACMFTMMNAARLGVGIQGLGLIEASFQNSLSYARDRLQMRALSGAQAPEKVADPIIVHPDVRRMLLTQKAFAEGGRMLVLYTAQMLDIVEHGKPGEEKEQAETLLGLLTPIVKAFLTEVGFECTNEGVQIFGGHGFIKEWGMEQLVRDARITRLYEGTTGIQALDLLGRKVLMSQGESLKVFTKEIHKFCKTEADNPALKEFVEPLAKLNAEWGELTMGVGMKAMQDREEVGAASVDYLMYSGYVTLAYLFARAAKQSLVELEGGDKAFYAAKLNTARFYYQRLLPRTKAHAQMIQAGAGSLMAMSSEDFGLGFEI; the protein is encoded by the coding sequence ATGCCCAGCTATCAAGCCCCTCTACGTGATATGCGTTTCGTTATGGACGAAATGTTTGACTATCCCAGTCACTATGCAGCGTTGCCATGTGGCGATGATGCGTCTCCAGACGTCGTGAGTGCGATTCTTGAAGAGGGTGCGCGCTTTGCCCGTGAGGTGCTGCTTCCGCTCAACCAAAGCGGTGATGAAGAGGGGTGCTTGTTAGAAGGTGGCGAAGTGAAAGCGCCGCAAGGTTTTAAAGAGGCCTATCAGCAATATGTTGAAGGTGGCTGGCCAAGCTTGGCAGCAGACCCTGAGCAAGGCGGGCAAGGTCTTCCGCCCTCATTGGCGATGATGCTGTCTGAAATGATCTGCGCTACTAACTTAGCGTGGGGTATGTATCCAGGGCTTTCCCATGGTGCGGCCGATGCACTTCGGCACCATGGTACTGATGAGCAAAAGGAAACCTACCTTACCAAGCTGGTTGAGGGTGTTTGGACAGGCACTATGTGTCTCACCGAGCCCCACTGTGGTACTGACCTAGGATTAATTAAGACGCGTGCGGTGCCTGATGAAAGCGGTGCCTATGCCATTACAGGTACTAAAATCTTTATTTCTGCTGGCGACCATAATCTGGCAGAAAATATCGTACACCTCGTATTAGCCAAACTGCCTGGTGCTCCTGAGGGCTCGAAAGGTATTTCTCTATTTGTTGTGCCTAAGTTTATGCCCGATGCTCAAGGCAATCCCGGCGATCGTAATGGCGTTTCCTGTGGCTCGCTCGAACACAAAATGGGTATTCACGGTAATGCGACCTGCGTGATGAACTTTGATGGTGCGACTGGCTATTTAGTTGGAGCGCCTAACAAAGGGTTGGCGTGCATGTTCACTATGATGAACGCCGCACGTCTCGGGGTGGGCATTCAAGGCTTAGGCTTAATTGAAGCCAGTTTCCAAAACTCGCTCAGTTACGCTCGTGACCGGTTACAAATGCGTGCCCTTTCCGGTGCTCAAGCGCCTGAGAAAGTAGCAGACCCGATTATTGTTCATCCTGATGTGCGCCGTATGCTACTAACCCAGAAGGCGTTCGCCGAGGGTGGTCGCATGCTGGTGCTATACACCGCTCAAATGCTAGATATCGTTGAGCACGGTAAGCCCGGCGAAGAGAAAGAGCAGGCTGAAACTCTGCTTGGCCTATTAACGCCTATCGTGAAAGCGTTTCTCACTGAAGTTGGTTTTGAGTGCACCAATGAAGGCGTGCAGATTTTTGGTGGGCACGGCTTCATTAAAGAGTGGGGGATGGAGCAGTTGGTGCGTGATGCGCGTATTACCCGCCTATATGAAGGTACTACCGGCATTCAAGCGTTAGACCTGCTTGGTCGAAAGGTGTTGATGAGCCAGGGTGAATCGCTAAAAGTATTCACCAAAGAGATCCATAAGTTCTGTAAGACGGAAGCTGATAACCCTGCTCTAAAAGAGTTTGTTGAGCCGCTAGCGAAGCTGAATGCTGAGTGGGGCGAGCTAACGATGGGCGTGGGTATGAAAGCCATGCAAGACCGTGAAGAAGTGGGGGCGGCTAGCGTTGACTACCTCATGTACTCCGGCTATGTCACCTTGGCGTACCTTTTTGCCCGCGCAGCTAAGCAGTCGTTGGTGGAATTGGAAGGTGGCGATAAGGCGTTTTATGCGGCCAAGTTGAATACTGCTCGTTTCTATTACCAGCGCCTGCTGCCGCGTACTAAAGCACATGCTCAGATGATTCAAGCGGGGGCGGGAAGCCTTATGGCGATGTCGAGCGAAGATTTTGGCTTGGGCTTTGAGATTTAA
- the rlmM gene encoding 23S rRNA (cytidine(2498)-2'-O)-methyltransferase RlmM produces the protein MSETVPTSWLVYCRPGFENDALAEMQHHAKQHEVDCEPAQGDGWASLTRLDEEPINDLHRKAAFKRLIFARQSLAALPALTLSRDDRLTAILDQVKSSRWSFEEIWHETPDTNDGKALAGLIKALTKPLQSMLKKRGALRGKAGARRLHIFWTDGDRVQLGMSFPDNRSELINGIRRLRFPSRAPSRSTLKLEEAWHEFIPREEWDTRLADHMQAADLGAAPGGWTWQLVQRGMYVYAIDNGPMDKQLMATGQIDHLKEDGFTWEPPQRMDWLVCDIVDKPVRVLAMVERWLTRKWCREAIFNLKLPMKKRWDEVNRCISTLEEALEAAGVRAKITCRHLYHDREEVTVHVRLAH, from the coding sequence GTGAGTGAAACAGTACCCACATCGTGGCTTGTCTATTGCCGCCCAGGGTTTGAGAATGACGCGCTGGCTGAAATGCAGCACCATGCCAAACAGCATGAGGTGGATTGCGAGCCTGCGCAAGGCGATGGCTGGGCGAGTTTGACGCGCTTAGATGAAGAGCCAATTAATGATTTACACCGTAAAGCGGCGTTTAAGCGACTCATTTTTGCTCGTCAAAGCCTGGCGGCGCTGCCTGCTCTTACGTTGTCTAGAGATGATAGGCTCACTGCTATTCTTGATCAAGTAAAGTCAAGTCGTTGGAGCTTTGAAGAAATTTGGCATGAAACGCCAGATACCAATGATGGCAAAGCATTGGCAGGCCTAATTAAAGCGCTGACTAAACCTTTGCAGAGTATGCTTAAAAAACGGGGTGCCTTGCGCGGTAAGGCTGGTGCACGTCGTTTGCATATTTTCTGGACGGATGGTGATCGTGTTCAGTTGGGTATGAGCTTTCCTGACAATCGAAGTGAGCTGATTAATGGTATACGCCGCCTACGTTTCCCTTCCCGCGCACCAAGCCGATCAACGCTGAAGTTAGAAGAGGCATGGCATGAGTTTATTCCGCGAGAAGAGTGGGATACCCGGCTTGCAGATCATATGCAAGCAGCGGATTTAGGAGCCGCTCCTGGTGGTTGGACATGGCAGTTAGTTCAGCGTGGCATGTATGTTTATGCCATTGATAATGGGCCAATGGACAAGCAGCTAATGGCTACGGGACAGATAGATCATCTTAAAGAAGATGGATTTACTTGGGAGCCGCCGCAACGAATGGATTGGCTAGTTTGTGATATCGTTGATAAACCTGTGCGCGTGCTAGCAATGGTGGAAAGGTGGTTAACCCGCAAATGGTGCCGAGAAGCAATTTTTAATTTAAAACTGCCCATGAAGAAACGCTGGGACGAGGTTAACCGCTGTATTAGCACGTTGGAAGAAGCGTTGGAAGCGGCGGGAGTGCGCGCTAAAATCACATGTCGCCACCTCTACCATGATCGGGAAGAAGTGACGGTTCATGTAAGGCTCGCTCACTAA
- a CDS encoding antibiotic biosynthesis monooxygenase family protein: MIKVIIERRIMPGLEEEYELAAREAMRVSLGVRGFVGGETLVELGHTDRRLMITKWRDLRAWKEWHSSEARAAAMQSILPLLTEDETIRVYEPGC; this comes from the coding sequence ATGATCAAAGTAATCATTGAACGGCGCATTATGCCTGGCCTGGAAGAAGAATATGAGCTGGCTGCACGCGAAGCAATGCGCGTTTCACTTGGCGTACGAGGATTTGTCGGTGGAGAAACACTCGTCGAACTTGGCCATACAGATCGTCGCCTGATGATTACCAAATGGCGCGATCTTCGCGCTTGGAAAGAGTGGCATTCAAGTGAAGCACGTGCAGCGGCCATGCAGAGTATCTTACCTCTATTAACAGAAGACGAAACAATCCGCGTATACGAGCCAGGCTGTTAA
- the tusA gene encoding sulfurtransferase TusA has product MTDNTYDPSAFDTSLDTTGLYCPEPIMLMHNKVRDMVPGQVLKVIATDPATIRDVPKFCQFLGHQLLLQEESDDHYVYLIRLA; this is encoded by the coding sequence ATGACTGATAATACGTATGACCCAAGTGCCTTTGATACATCGTTAGACACAACGGGTTTATATTGCCCTGAACCTATTATGTTAATGCATAATAAGGTGCGTGATATGGTGCCGGGGCAGGTGTTGAAAGTAATAGCAACAGACCCTGCAACGATTCGCGATGTCCCAAAATTTTGTCAATTTTTGGGACACCAGCTGCTGCTGCAAGAGGAATCTGATGACCACTACGTGTATCTTATTCGCCTAGCGTAA
- a CDS encoding DUF3080 family protein has product MALYPQPILWLAISASLLVAGCGNSSAEQPWVEYHQQLIRDLSIADIERHPPPNIGEFPERRERLFNIPETREGMLNIYALRECQITSLIAARNNQLGRVAPPSQHWLYERALWQRLSACWNSDIPDRLSDDNKARLAELTELKTEQLPAVSWNAIFDSEEWEKSFSRASAPLNSAELPNIDNQLAAVNYLERMVTHQFSQAWQQDSSVLENHLKVLQERPLTAEILRTLLLAHQRLTEANAALESTRLTTNECLQDDFSVELNQVERISLKWLTAINRLINAHQITPPEVVKNYQNTWLSLRNPQAPWQQLQRVKMEHQALRDQFNRCSDN; this is encoded by the coding sequence ATGGCACTCTACCCTCAACCTATATTATGGCTGGCTATCAGTGCCAGCTTGCTAGTAGCAGGCTGCGGAAACAGCAGTGCTGAACAGCCCTGGGTAGAGTATCACCAACAGCTCATTAGAGATCTTTCAATTGCTGATATTGAGCGTCATCCTCCACCTAATATTGGTGAGTTTCCTGAACGTCGAGAGCGACTGTTCAACATTCCTGAAACCCGAGAAGGTATGCTCAATATCTATGCGTTACGTGAGTGTCAGATAACATCACTCATTGCAGCACGGAACAATCAGTTAGGGCGCGTTGCTCCCCCTAGCCAGCACTGGCTTTACGAACGCGCGCTATGGCAACGTCTAAGTGCCTGCTGGAACAGTGATATTCCTGACCGCTTAAGTGATGACAATAAAGCGCGATTGGCTGAACTAACTGAGCTCAAGACAGAACAGCTACCAGCGGTCAGCTGGAATGCCATTTTTGATTCTGAAGAGTGGGAAAAAAGCTTTTCCCGAGCAAGCGCCCCCTTAAACAGCGCGGAACTACCTAATATTGACAATCAACTGGCTGCAGTTAACTACCTTGAGCGGATGGTGACGCACCAATTTAGCCAAGCGTGGCAGCAGGACTCTTCCGTGCTTGAAAACCACCTTAAAGTCCTGCAGGAAAGGCCTTTAACAGCAGAAATTTTACGCACACTGTTGCTCGCCCATCAGCGCTTAACGGAAGCAAACGCGGCACTTGAGTCAACGCGCTTAACGACTAATGAATGTCTGCAAGATGATTTTTCAGTAGAACTTAATCAAGTTGAGCGGATTTCCCTCAAGTGGCTTACAGCAATTAACCGATTAATTAATGCCCATCAAATAACGCCGCCAGAAGTGGTTAAGAACTATCAGAACACTTGGTTGTCTCTGCGTAACCCCCAGGCCCCTTGGCAGCAACTGCAACGAGTAAAAATGGAACACCAAGCGCTACGAGATCAATTTAATCGCTGTTCTGATAATTAA
- a CDS encoding MATE family efflux transporter, with amino-acid sequence MGGFTSNIKSIYWPETRTLVALALPICGAQLAQAGMSVVDVIMTGRHNATDLAAVSVGSSLWMPLMLFMTGTLMGLTPIVAHLLGGKRNIDIRPAVHQALWVALVLGFTAAALLWTVVTPIFELMKVPPAVARESAAYLSAVAFGMPGIALFQALRAFSDGMNHTRPALWISLVGLTVNIPSNYLLIYGGDGLVNLFGEGLPDSLQQLPALGAFGCGIATALSMWTMAVAMALYTRKGHTYRSVSIWQTLTPPKLAGIRELVVVGVPIGVAIFVEVTLFTLIALFIASFGEVTVGAHQVALSFTSILFMLPMSLSMALTVRVGNTLGQQRSAMARTVAWNGIVISVIVAVINSTLLWFTAVPVISLYTSNADIQALALTIISLAVIFQLSDSLQVNLAGALRGYKDTRIVMVITVLSYWIVGLGGGHWLGTHTIGDMSDPLGVHGYWIGLIAGLSTAALLLAWRLKWISQQE; translated from the coding sequence GTGGGCGGCTTTACTAGCAATATAAAATCTATCTACTGGCCAGAAACACGCACATTGGTAGCGTTAGCACTACCCATCTGCGGCGCTCAGCTCGCACAAGCGGGTATGAGCGTGGTCGATGTCATTATGACCGGCAGGCACAACGCCACCGACTTAGCTGCCGTTTCGGTTGGCTCAAGCCTATGGATGCCGCTGATGCTATTTATGACCGGTACGTTAATGGGCCTTACGCCTATCGTGGCACATCTTTTGGGCGGCAAGAGAAACATTGATATTCGCCCTGCGGTTCACCAGGCATTGTGGGTCGCCTTAGTACTCGGGTTCACTGCCGCGGCATTACTGTGGACAGTCGTTACCCCGATATTCGAACTCATGAAGGTTCCTCCAGCGGTTGCAAGAGAGTCTGCTGCCTACCTTTCCGCGGTCGCCTTCGGAATGCCTGGAATCGCCTTGTTTCAGGCGCTTAGAGCCTTTTCAGATGGCATGAATCACACCCGCCCTGCGTTATGGATAAGCTTAGTAGGATTAACCGTCAATATTCCCAGTAACTACCTACTTATCTACGGTGGCGATGGTCTGGTTAATTTATTTGGAGAAGGGTTACCCGATAGTCTCCAACAATTGCCTGCATTAGGTGCATTCGGCTGTGGTATCGCCACAGCCCTCTCGATGTGGACAATGGCCGTTGCGATGGCTCTCTACACCCGTAAAGGACACACTTATCGAAGCGTCTCAATTTGGCAGACACTGACGCCACCAAAGCTAGCGGGTATACGTGAACTTGTCGTAGTGGGTGTGCCCATCGGGGTGGCTATTTTCGTGGAAGTTACGTTATTTACACTAATAGCCCTGTTTATTGCCAGCTTTGGGGAGGTCACGGTGGGGGCTCACCAAGTTGCACTGAGCTTTACGTCTATTCTTTTTATGCTGCCAATGTCATTGAGCATGGCACTGACCGTACGCGTAGGTAATACACTAGGCCAACAACGTTCAGCCATGGCACGAACTGTTGCTTGGAATGGTATTGTGATCAGCGTTATTGTGGCGGTCATCAACAGTACACTACTTTGGTTCACAGCGGTGCCGGTGATTTCGTTGTATACCTCCAATGCCGACATCCAGGCTTTGGCGCTCACCATCATATCCCTGGCGGTTATTTTTCAACTCTCAGACTCACTTCAAGTCAACTTGGCAGGTGCATTACGAGGTTATAAAGACACTCGAATCGTGATGGTCATTACCGTACTTTCTTACTGGATTGTCGGCTTAGGCGGGGGCCACTGGCTAGGAACTCACACTATAGGTGACATGTCTGATCCATTGGGAGTGCATGGTTACTGGATAGGCCTTATTGCTGGGCTCAGCACAGCCGCACTATTACTTGCTTGGCGGTTAAAGTGGATTAGTCAACAGGAGTAA
- a CDS encoding elongation factor P hydroxylase, producing MVTQEQERWTLHDITALFDGVFLECYQTRLIKGGDEPLYRPATSETPYHQVIFARGFFASALHEISHWCIAGEKRRQLEDYGYWYLPDGRNAQQQHAFEQAEIAPQALEKLFTHACGRTFHVSVDNLGGDVEVDREAFANKVDARAARYLEEGLPLRANAFFIALTRYYQHQDTLVQAIKQGQRELDVVLVASA from the coding sequence ATGGTGACTCAAGAGCAGGAGCGTTGGACGCTTCACGACATAACGGCGCTGTTTGATGGTGTGTTTTTAGAATGTTATCAGACGCGATTAATCAAAGGTGGCGATGAACCCCTATATCGCCCAGCTACATCTGAAACACCTTATCATCAGGTGATTTTTGCGCGCGGCTTTTTTGCTAGTGCACTGCACGAGATCAGCCACTGGTGCATCGCAGGAGAGAAGCGTCGGCAGTTGGAAGATTACGGGTACTGGTACTTGCCTGATGGGCGCAACGCCCAGCAGCAGCACGCCTTCGAGCAAGCGGAGATTGCTCCGCAGGCACTGGAAAAGCTGTTTACCCACGCCTGCGGACGCACATTCCACGTTAGTGTAGATAATTTAGGTGGGGACGTTGAGGTCGATCGTGAGGCGTTTGCCAACAAAGTAGATGCCAGAGCAGCACGTTATTTAGAAGAGGGACTGCCATTGCGTGCCAACGCTTTCTTTATCGCGTTGACACGCTATTATCAGCATCAAGATACTTTAGTTCAGGCCATTAAACAGGGGCAGCGAGAACTTGACGTGGTGCTGGTCGCGTCGGCTTAG
- a CDS encoding TatD family hydrolase, with the protein MATSAVDSFLPEALQFRSGAPLVDIGANLTHESFQRDLADVIARAKAANVATLIVTGTDIEHAEQAVELAKQTPGIYATAGVHPHDASGWNSDVARQLKALHQKPEVVAVGECGLDFNRNFSTPHEQERAFEAQLALAAESGLPLFLHERDAGQRMREMLHSWRDDISQAVIHCFTADRDTLHGYLDLDLHIGLTGWICDERRGHHLRSIVKDIPLERLMVETDCPYLLPRNLPAKLKGRRHEPALLPWIVREIAQWHDVTETELGNATTRTAQHFFRLDAEA; encoded by the coding sequence TTGGCGACAAGTGCTGTGGATAGTTTTTTACCCGAGGCGCTGCAATTTCGTTCTGGTGCCCCTTTGGTGGATATCGGCGCTAACCTGACTCACGAGAGTTTTCAGCGTGATTTAGCTGATGTCATTGCTCGGGCGAAAGCGGCCAATGTAGCTACCTTAATAGTGACGGGTACTGATATTGAACACGCTGAGCAAGCCGTAGAGCTGGCTAAACAGACCCCAGGAATATATGCCACTGCCGGGGTTCACCCACACGATGCTAGCGGGTGGAACAGTGATGTGGCGCGCCAGTTGAAAGCGCTTCATCAAAAACCTGAAGTGGTTGCCGTGGGCGAGTGTGGACTGGACTTTAATCGCAATTTTTCAACGCCTCACGAGCAAGAGCGAGCGTTTGAGGCTCAGTTGGCGCTCGCTGCTGAAAGTGGCTTACCGCTATTTTTGCACGAACGTGACGCGGGGCAACGAATGCGTGAAATGCTGCATAGCTGGCGAGATGATATCAGCCAAGCCGTTATTCACTGTTTCACCGCTGACCGAGATACGCTGCACGGCTATCTCGATTTAGATCTTCATATTGGGTTAACCGGCTGGATTTGTGATGAGCGCAGAGGTCATCACCTTCGTTCAATAGTGAAAGATATTCCGTTAGAAAGGTTAATGGTAGAGACTGACTGTCCTTACCTGCTGCCTCGCAACCTTCCAGCCAAACTAAAAGGACGCCGTCACGAGCCAGCCTTGCTACCATGGATTGTAAGAGAGATTGCCCAGTGGCATGACGTGACTGAAACCGAGCTGGGGAACGCAACAACCCGCACTGCCCAGCATTTTTTCCGCCTTGATGCGGAAGCTTAA